The DNA window ATGTTATGGTGGTCCTTGTAATATGTGATTAAGCATAATAATCACTAAACTAGTAGTTTCCATGAAAtttgaggatcggagatcaagaaataccaaagagcgaccgttttcgttacctaggatctatcttgcaaaagaacggagaattagatggagatctcaaccatagaatacaagctggatggatgaagtggaagagtgcatccggcgtgttgtgtgaccgccgtatgccactgaagctcaagggaaaattttataggacggcaataaggccggcgatgctgtatggcacagaatgttgggcggtgaaacatcaacacgtacacaaaatgggtgtagcggagatgaggatgcttcgttggatgtgtgggcacacgagaaaggataagattaggaatgaggatatccggggtaaagtaggagtagccgaaattgaaggaaagatgagagaaaatcggttacggtggtttggacatgtgcaaagaaggcctactgacgctccgattagaagatgcgactatgggacagaggttcagggccgaaggggtagaggaagacctaggaaaactttggaaaagactctaagaaaagacttagagtacttggatctaacgaaggacatgacacaggatcgagcacaatggcgttctaagattcatatagccgatcccactcagtgacttggattttccaagtctccaaccaagaagttttcctcactcgggaaattaagggaacactaccccaacctacatgctccactcagaaagcttcaacatacaagcgtcaacaaaagaaaattcaaagaacttagcgaagaaggctttggtgtatttaacacaatacgttgaaatgaaggaaaacttatttattgatatccccgataagctacaaatatgtacatatacatgagtcaaaataaacacacaagagggagccttcacaaaggttgcttaggagaagtctcagcagtcggtagagccccagaaagagaaggcaccggagggggatcatttggagcctcagtactggacagaaccctagaaggaggaggcatcagaggttgatcatttggagcttcattacgcggtacagccccagaagacgaaggcaataaatgcctttggaacaaacccacaaatctctgatgatcaagtaaaacctgaccatcagtttccttcatctggtcaagcttcctcttcatgtttgtagcatagtcatgtgcgagccggtgcaactgtttattctcatgcttgagactcatcacttcagccgccaatgattcaacttggcgggttcgagcaaataggcgttgggccatattagacacagaacctgcacactgaacactgagagccagcgaatccttaacagctaactcatcagaccgtttggaaagtagtctgttatctttgggagtgagaaggttcctggccaccaccgcagcggtcatatcattcttcatcacggaatccccaacggtaagaggaccagttggggagacgaaggatgggcgccatatgttgtctggagaaggcggggctgcctcttcaacaaggttcaagtcaaaacgacggtcggaggggccagacattttcaaaggtgttgaagagagaagaggtcggacaaatcaagatcttagaagtgcaagaatgaagcttctactggtggagattcaagtgtgctttggaacttaatgccagcctctataaaaatctgcactcgacggagcttcagaaatcaaagaggcgcctgctcagaaatcgaagaggcgtttgctttctcaaaagttgggctgcttagagatcacgagggttgatctcagaaatcgaagagccgtttgctttctcaaaagttgggctgctcaaagaccacgaaggccgatctcagaaatcgaagaggcgctcgctttctcaaaagctgggctccctagagaccacgagggccgatctcagaaatcgaagaggcacctacttttccagccttgtcagcacctgtcacacgcacactcagctttgcggaaattatgggcattctgtcaaagaattctggggaagtagaaaacacatgaatcttactgttcaatcacccacttcccacacgcaacaatagctcatgggtaccacagataactttgccaaagttctctgccaaagttgagcacgtgaagcttgcagctcccactacatcgctctgaccaagaagggtaaaagaatagcaaagaaacagcactaacaaagtttagacccataaattttgaaggtctagctaccatattattacccacaagggtaaaggaacagtaccactgctggataattggaaagtccatgtatgtcaacctctgtgcttcgtggcaaggtagactagcaaacatgcccaacctttactcacattcgagaaaacactcccaataagattgcttgctccaaaatcgaagaggcaccgtcctccgaatctaaagagccagactcccaacatgactactttcttaaaaatcgaagagagggtaaaggaacagtaccattgctggataattggaaagtccctgtgtgtcaacctctgtgcttcgtggcaaggtagactagcaaacatgcccaacctttactcacattcgagaaaacactcccaacaagattgcttgctccaaaatcgaagaggcaccgccctccgaatctcgagagccactctcccaacatgattactttctcaaaaatcgaagagacactgctccccgaatctcgagagccagacccccagcatgattgctttctcaaaaatcggtgaggcaccgttctccgaatcaatcgaagaggcgctcgctttctcaaaagctgggctgctcagagaccacgagggccgatctcagaaatcgaagaggcacctacttttctagccttgtcagcacctgtaacacgcacactcagctttgcagaaattatgggcattctgtcgaagacttctggtgaagtagaaagcacatgaatcttactgttcaatcacccacttcccacacgcaacaataactcatgggtaccacagatcactttgccaaagttctctgccaaagttgagcacgtgaagcttgcagctcccactacatcgctctgaccaagaaaggtaaaagaatagcaaagaaacagcactaacaaagtttagacacataaattttgaaggtctagctaccatattattacccacaagggtaaaggaacagtaccactgctggataattggaaagtccctgtgtgtcaacctctgtgcttcgtggcaaggtagactagcaaacatgcccaacctttactcacattcgagaaaacagtcccaacaagattgcttgctccaaaatcgaagaggcaccttcctccgaatctcgagagccagactcccaacatgactactttctcaaaatcgaagagagggtaaaggaacagtaccattgctggataattggaaagtccctgtgtgtcaacctttgtgcttcgtggcaaggtagactagcaaacatgtccaacctttactcacattcgagacaacactcccaacaagattgcttgctccaaaatcgaagaggcaccgccttccgaatctcgagagccagactcccaacatgattacttcctcaaaaatcgaagagacactgctctccgaatctcgagagtcagacccccagcatgattgctttctcaaaaatcgaagaggcatcgttctccgaatctcgagagccagataccacagaccactttttcaaagtgctctgacagagttaaaacatgtgaaactggcagctcccactaccgtgctatgaccaagcagggtaaaggaatagcattactacttgttgttagggagactcctatatatgtcgacctccatccccaacggacaggcagacctgcaaaaatgctcaacccttcatcatatctgagagggcactcccaacaaagcctttcgaaatattcagctttctttccccccgataatacctttgcaaacaagctatactagagcaagaatatctcatatcatcagggttaaaagcaagagtatcccatatcatgctttttccctgttttttcttttggccttgtttttacctgcaagacaaggagaaagagagcaatcagtcagcacttggaatcaagcttccagccaggaactgactgcctggaaccccttacctgattacttacctggcattgctctcgagtactcatcttcatcatcttatgtttccagggaagattccgcatctgcttgaggaacagatagggcaagtgcgaaggatacaaggaagcatgtggagacaagcgtaacagcacacgtgccgatacatccattactctgtcaaaagcaaaagtatcccatatcagcagggtggaacgtactctagatttgatggacttgttttgaccctcaaattcttcagtcggccttatactctggaggaaaccagaaaaccctccagctcagttcaagaataagcctgtggaaagttacttcttcaaaagcaaaagtatctcatatcatctcttctcatctttcttctctttatccttcatgctgctgcaagatggggagaaggtgaacaatcagtcggagctctgattgcttaccttgtctgtcacctctttcagcagaccccctagctcggcgacttgggggactcctactacatggtttgtatcgcgcttgaccaagcctgaaactacaagtaagcttcaagtgaaattgatacattaccttgtgcatctccaccagttaaagataccacccctggatggaggaagagtacttccagagaagatgccacatctacctatgagacagataaggcaagtcaagacgacaccacactccgatacttagaagtttcgtgattacgagatcattctcccacaatatttcctaatgtcatttgtactaaatcattcactcgtactcactaaaggagagcttgaacctatgtacttgtgtaaacccttcacaattaatgagaactcttctattccgtggacgtagccaatctgggtgaaccacgtacatcttgtgtttgctttcctatctctatccatttatatacttatccacactaatgaccggagcaatctagcgaagatcacaaaaagcgaccgttttcgttacctaggatctatcttgcaagagaacggagaattaaatggagatctcaaccatagaatacgagctggatggaaagagtgcatctggcgtgttgtgtgaccgtcgtaggccactgaagctcaagggaaaattttataggacggcaataaggccagcgatgttgtatggcagagaatgttgggtggtgaagcatcaacacgtacacaaaatgggtgtagcggagatgaggatgcttcgtgggatgtgtgggcacacgagaaaggataagattgggaatgaggatatccgaggtaaagtaggagtagccgaaattgtaggaaagatgagagaaaatcggctctggtgatttggacatgtgcaaagaaggccgactgacgctccggttcgaagatgtgactacgggacagaggttcagggccgaaggggtagaggaagacctaggaaaactttggaagagactctaagaaaagacttagagtacttggatctaacggagggcatgacacaaaaccgagcgcaatggcgttctaggattcatatagccgaccccacttagtgggaaaaggctttgttgttgttgttgtgtatTAATTTACTTGTTGTTTGCAGAACTTTTGTAATGCCTTCGAGAATGTGTCTCAACCCAATGCACAACAAGAAAGCAATCCTTCATCACTCAAATGATGGAATTTCAGAAGAAAGGTAAGTTTGTACCTCTTAGTTGGGTTTCAAGAGAATGCCTTTTAACTGTGGAATAGTTTTACTGCTAAGAGAATGCCTTTTAACCGTGGAATAGTATTACTGCTACTTGTTGCAAAAAATATGCCATTTCCGTGCTTAAAGTTGGCAATTTTCTTACAAATAAAACATATTACATCTATAGGTGTGTAGGTTGAGATATGTACTTTACCTCAATATCCTTTTTGTATGTACTTATTTGGTTTATCAGAACGCATATAGCATACAATCTGAAGGGCTTCATTTCATTTGTTAGATGGGCAGCAAACTCTTGTTCCATGGACTCTTTGTATGATATGGATCTCATATCGGGCACTGTACCAGTAATTTTAGACAATTCAAAAAAGTGGTATCAGGTGGTGGAAACAAGTATGAAGTTGGAAGCTAGAGGAGCCGCTCATGTGGAAGGAGTTAATCGTGTTGATCTCAAAGAAAACAGTCGTTTCTCAAATCTTTTAATCATAAACAGAACTGCAAGCCCTCTCTCAtggtaaaattttatttcatttcccTTTTTGTTAAAAGCTTTAGGTTGGCTTCTTCAGTGGTGATGAACCTCTACTTCTGTTGCAAGTGTGGGTGTCAGTCGACTTGTCGAGATAATAGTTGACAAACATATTTTGGGAAGAAAGATTAATTCTGGTATTGGTTTAAATTATAACTCCTAAATATAGGCTCTAgatcaatttcaatttttgtagATATATTCTCCACTTTGAATCATAATGGCCCAACTAAAGTTGTTAGGTTTGTGATACCCATAGCCTCATGTTACTAATTTTTTCAAAGGTGTGGCAAGGCAGTTTTGGTCCAGAAAGCGAGGCTTAAGCCTCTTGAGACATAAGTTatttagttcaaatttttttatgtaatatCAATAATTAAAAAGAGAGCGCTAAATAGAAAAGAGAACTAGAGAGAGAATGAATTCAGGAGATGCGACTTTAGGAGGCTGGTTTGTGTCTTTGGGAAGAAATCATGgttatgaaaatttgatttgggGCTGAGTTGTGGGGAAGAACAAGCTGTTGGGGAGTCTAAAGGGAATAAACAAAAACTGCAACAATTTTGCTGAAAACCAGCCTGCAGAATTTTGGTCTATAAGCATATAAATGAAACGGGTTGTTTCATAAAGTAACCTAGATGACTTAAGAACATGGTGTTATATAGCTTTAAAAACAGTaccacaaagaaaacaaaaaaggcATTGGATTCCTTGTCTTCTTTCCATGGGTTTTACGTCAGCTGCCGTTGCAGACTCTGGAAGTTGCAGTACCTTGCACCCTGCAATCTGCTATACATCCCAACGCCTGAGGCAATTTACTGATAACTTGTCTTGACCCCCGCCACAGAAACGGCATCCAAAACACTGGTTGTTACTTGATCCCTCTAGTTTTATTAAATATCTGAGTTCCTTGACTGAAAAACAACTGAGTTCCAATGCCAAGACGGGATTTGGGTTAATATGCAATTGAATATCGGTTTCACTTGGTTGAAAGTTTTGAAAGTCTCCATTCAGGTTGTTGGATGGAACTTACTGTATTTCTTTTAGTTAAAAAATAACCAAGATGTGTCTCTTTAGTTAAGTTTCATGAATATTAGAATATCAATTTTAGTTGTTTGAGGAATTCATAATGGCAGCCATATAGGTTTATGGAGTGCAAGGATCGAAAAAATAGTAGTGCTATAATTTTGCCTCACTCCTTTCTTCCCTCAATGGTGGCAAAGAAGCTAAGGAATGCAGCTGATGAGGTATGTATTATAATGGATCCaaccaagtttaaattccatatcTGACTATTGTTTAATGCTTCCATACAATTGCTCTCTCATCTGTTTGCTTATTGTATACGAGTCTAAGTTATATATATGTCATCTGTAAACATATCCCAGTAGCTTCCCAGTCACTATTATAACTAAAACTGGAGATGTTGTTGGCCAACCATCCCTCAAAGTTTCCGTTTCCAAAGTCTCCATATATTTGATTGCCTACTCAATTGTGGATTGATCTGCCTACTTTGTCGTTACCAACTTGGTCTGTGGAATTTTATCAGAACTTTATCTGGTCTCTTCATTATGACTCTTCTCCACTGACTGTCCGAGCTTCTTCTATATGGATGCTTTGGAACTTGGAATGGATTAATACAATTGAATTACATGTAAACAATAGTTAATTGTCTTGAATGAAAGTTTTTGTAACACTCAAAATCTTAACATATGCAACAACGAACGATTacgtaataattttttttttccggttaCATAATAATTCATAATAGTAAAAGGCTGATAACTGAACAAAATATCAGGATAATACAATTCATAGTTAaaaaaacatacaagaatcatgGTAAATATGAATGGTATAGGGGGCATTTGATAATGACATACAAAGATGCCTGTGAGATCTGGGTGGGCTAAATAGCTGAAATGGGTCCAATGTCATGTTGAATTTTCATGTAACTCATATGACAAACACCTCGAGTAATTAGCTAGGACAGGATGTCTCGAAACCTcggtttgaatttgaatttttcttttatgtttggaAATTTGTCACATGTAGCATATAATCAATTTGGGATAGGATTTTGACTTTTAAGAAAAAAGGTTATGCATTAATTATACTGCAGAATTACCCTAGGCCCGTCTATTTCCCCTTGAATTATTTCCCGTGCATGTCAGTGCTGTTACTGACTTTGACCAAATCATTCCACAGATTAAGGAACTCCTTGGTGATTATGATGCCATGCATGTTCGTCGTGGTGATATAATAAAGACCAGGAAGGACAGGTTTGGCGTCAACAGGACCCTGCATCCTCATGTGGACAGGGATACTCACCCCGAGTTTATTCTCCGCAGAATTGAAAAATGGGTCCCATCTGGACGAACTCTTTATATCGCTTCAAATGAAAGGACACCGGGTTTTTTTTCACTTCTCTCAGTCAGGTAAGTCCTCAGGCATGTTCAGGTTTTTTTCACCATCTACTTTAGAGATGAAAACCTGTGTTCATTGTGCTAAAACGAACTATTTATCATGCTAACGTGTTAAGGACAGCTCAGAGCTCGCTTGTGGTGTGTCAAACTTTCAGTTATTTGTTCTGGCTAGTTATGGTTTAACTTAATCCATTGGGTACTGCTGGGTTCGGTATGAAATCTAAGTACCATTGGCCGAAAATGTGTAGGATTCAGGTTTAGTAATTACAATGCATTTGGAAAGATCTTATGGATTAGCTAATACTGAAGTAGTCGAGCCAAAAGACATTTGTAATTATTTGATACTGGAGTTGTGAACATTCATGACAGAATGAATAATGTGTTTGATCTACGCATACACTATGACCTCTGAAGTCATCTAATGCTCGTTCTGTCTAATAAACTTCACGTTAATCTCCTGTTACTGTTCAATATTTGCAATggaatcctcaattttcatgtGCTTACTTTACTAGGAAGCTCAGAGAATTTATTTACTTATTATTAGTCTCAACTCTCCAGTGGGGTATACAGTTTCTATATGATTTGACTATTTTTCAGATTGTGCTATCATTAACTTGAAGGTCCTTTTGGCTCCGAAAGAATGTTCAAGGGGTTAAATTTGTCATACAAAGTTGTTGCTGACCTCGTTTCTGACCATGTAAATATATGCAGATACAAATTGGCGTATTCATCAAACTATAGCCACATCTTGGAGCCCGTGATTGAGAATAACTACCAGCTGTTCATGATTGAGAGGCTTATCATGACGGGTGCTAAAACGTTCATCAACACATTTAAAGAAGATGATACAGATCTCAGTCTTACTGATGACCGAAAGAAGAACACCAAGGTGTGGCAAATACCAGTTTATACCATGGATGAAGAGGGAACCTAGCATTTTAGCTCCGCAGAAAGGTTCCTAAAATTTTTGAACGCCCGTACAGTCGTACTGATACTCTAATGCACATAATAATACAAGCAGAGGCTCGCGTTTCATGCTACGAGAGCTTCCCAGTGAAAATTGAATTGTGGCATAAATTACAAGTTGCAGTTTTTCAAATATTTGTTTTAACTGGAaggttaattttttatttcttatataCTTCGACccagtttatttgtatttgatatGTTCCTGATCGAAATCTTAAACATGTAGTCCTGTTAAACTTTAGGCCCCGTCTGGTGGACAGGATGGGATggattatttattaaattggaCTTGAAGTTCAGTCGATGTTTGGTGAGACCAATTGGAACATGGACTGAATTGGCTATGAATCTGAAATAAGGGAAAATATGATGGGTTATGTAACTTAATCATACGCGTGGGTTTTGTAACCCGTTCTTGCCAATCCAATCCTGCCCACCAAACGGGCCTTAAAGAGCCGTCTGATTAAGGAGTTCACCTAGACATGAAACACGTGATCAATACAAACCGGTCAATCCAAAGAATCTAGAGAATATTCCGGTTAAAAACCTGGATATAACTTTCGGGTAAAGAACAGTATCTCTTACACGATTCCGATACAAGATCTAATCCTGTACGTAATCACAGCCAGAAGTAAGTGCTTAATGCAAGCTCGGCTTCAGTTTTCACCGGAAAAATGAATGAAGGAACCTCCATAGTTTGGTAAGAGAGTTGCTCTCCTAAGTCCTGATATGCAAAATCTTTGATATAGATTTGAAATTAAGCCATATCAATTCGTCTGATATGGATTCAACGTGGTGGTCGACAATAAAGGGGTTGGACCGTCGAAATGTTAAATTTTAAacgtaaaatttaaatttgaaagctTATGTGGCATATTgatctttttttatattttgttttccaatcgatatttcaaatttaaactattatttattaCATTATTTACTTTTCATAGTTGTAATTAgtattttaaaacaaaagataagtataCAAATTATGAAAAGCATTTATTAATtactaaaaatatatttaaagctactgtcaaatttgacaagcAACTTCGTCTGCTACCTTTCCATCTCATGCCACATAAGAATTGGCATTTCGgttgaaaaacattagtgaTATCTTTTTTCACCGTTATTGCTGATGTGGACTTTTTCACATATCATTTGGAGATACTCTTAGGTGTTAAATTCATATTAGGTAGACCAAATCAGTTTTCTCGATCTTGTAGTTTCCGCTGAGGGAATTCGTGTGGACCCACATAAGAATTCTTAGTGATTGCATTgctttttaataagttgatgaATGTTCCGACGATGCTTATGAATCTAACGGATCAAGTATTCCACGCATTTTCCGACGGATTCAAAATTGTCCTATTGATAACATTCTTGTCTACTCCAACAACAAGGTCAAACTTACTAAACATCAACATCCAACTTTATACCAAATTCCACAAATGTCAACCTTGCTTAGATTACATACCTTTATTGGGAAACGTGAGCGTAGTAGAGGATATTCTTACCAAATCCAAGGTTGTGACGATTGGAAATCGAAAATCCCTCGAGTGTCATGAATTACGAAATACCATCGG is part of the Malus domestica chromosome 12, GDT2T_hap1 genome and encodes:
- the LOC103449895 gene encoding uncharacterized protein isoform X1: MAFPRTQKSKPGPSSPIIFLAICIAAIALLFLFSSLISTSGFYISSPKILESMPKDKYKSQNHQSGHEKYLYWGDRIDCPGKHCESCAGLGHQESSLRCALEEAMFLQRTFVMPSRMCLNPMHNKKAILHHSNDGISEERWAANSCSMDSLYDMDLISGTVPVILDNSKKWYQVVETSMKLEARGAAHVEGVNRVDLKENSRFSNLLIINRTASPLSWFMECKDRKNSSAIILPHSFLPSMVAKKLRNAADEIKELLGDYDAMHVRRGDIIKTRKDRFGVNRTLHPHVDRDTHPEFILRRIEKWVPSGRTLYIASNERTPGFFSLLSVRYKLAYSSNYSHILEPVIENNYQLFMIERLIMTGAKTFINTFKEDDTDLSLTDDRKKNTKVWQIPVYTMDEEGT
- the LOC103449895 gene encoding uncharacterized protein isoform X2, with protein sequence MAFPRTQKSKPGPSSPIIFLAICIAAIALLFLFSSLISTSGFYISSPKILESMPKDKYKSQNHQSGHEKYLYWGDRIDCPGKHCESCAGLGHQESSLRCALEEAMFLQRWAANSCSMDSLYDMDLISGTVPVILDNSKKWYQVVETSMKLEARGAAHVEGVNRVDLKENSRFSNLLIINRTASPLSWFMECKDRKNSSAIILPHSFLPSMVAKKLRNAADEIKELLGDYDAMHVRRGDIIKTRKDRFGVNRTLHPHVDRDTHPEFILRRIEKWVPSGRTLYIASNERTPGFFSLLSVRYKLAYSSNYSHILEPVIENNYQLFMIERLIMTGAKTFINTFKEDDTDLSLTDDRKKNTKVWQIPVYTMDEEGT